In the genome of Bacteroidales bacterium, the window TGGTATATAAGTACGTTTATTCATTAAATTTAATGGAACAAACATACGTTTACCAGTGATTGAAGTATATTTATTCAATTTTAAAGATAAATTTAATTCTGCCTCAGGAATAATATCCGCTTGCTTTTTAATATTAACATTATTAATATTAATATTCTCAATATCAATATGTTTATATAATATTTTCTTTTTATCTTCTATGCCCTTATTAAATAATTTTTTAATATTATCATATTGTAATCCTGCATATTTAGTAGTAATCTCACAATTTCCTTCTCCGTTTTCATTTAATGTTATCGTAGCTTTTCTATATTGTGTATTATCAGATTGATTATAAACTTTTGTATGAGCAATTTCTCCACCATTTTCTTTTATTAATAAAACATCTCTGTCGTCAGTAAAATTACCAATATAACCAAACGGATTAGTCTGGCTTGTACATTCTAACCAAATAGTGTCATTATTAACCGGAACACATAATATAACATGATTAAAACAACGACTAGGAAAATCTATATGAATATTTGACACAATACCTGCTTTACCCGCTTTAACTATTGTGTAATATGAATCAATACCAATATTTTTTAATAATGCTTTTGTATAATTTGAGAGAGCTTTACAATCACCATATCCTACTTTATCAACATCAGAAGCAGGAAATGGCTGCCATCCTCCAATACCAAGCTGAATACTAACATACCTTGTTTTTGACTGAATATATTCATATATTTTTTTTAGTTTTATTATATCATCATCTATTCCATAAACAATTTTTTTTATTTCAGATATTGTTTCTTCAGGCAATTCATCTCTACCTGATAATAATTTATTTTGCCATATTCCCATATTTTTCCATGTTTCCATATTACCTGAATATCCTCCAATTTTAAAATCATTAGGGGCTGTTAAAACGGTTGGAACAATTTCATAAAAGGACGGAGAAAATGGCTCTTTTTCATAAGCATTAATATTTTCAAGTAACCATTTGTAAGTGCTAATATTGTTAGTTTTACTTATCTCAACATTATTAACAAGATTGTATTCTTTATATCTGAATTCTAACTCAGTAGGTGCATTAACTATAAATACAGCTTTTTGTAAGGATACTTTGTATTTATCAATAGGTTGCCATGTTGGATAATGTAGCAAACCATTATATTTAAGCATAT includes:
- a CDS encoding DUF3857 domain-containing protein, producing MFKINILLFFVFICFKNVLPAEIKYNIDSIPDKLTENANAVIRIHETVFTINSINNATLKVKHAVTILNEGGDCWARFIEYYDMLILISNIKANIYNAKGELILKVKKSDIEDYSAVSGYSLYEDSRVKYIEPVVNKYPYTVEYEYMLKYNGLLHYPTWQPIDKYKVSLQKAVFIVNAPTELEFRYKEYNLVNNVEISKTNNISTYKWLLENINAYEKEPFSPSFYEIVPTVLTAPNDFKIGGYSGNMETWKNMGIWQNKLLSGRDELPEETISEIKKIVYGIDDDIIKLKKIYEYIQSKTRYVSIQLGIGGWQPFPASDVDKVGYGDCKALSNYTKALLKNIGIDSYYTIVKAGKAGIVSNIHIDFPSRCFNHVILCVPVNNDTIWLECTSQTNPFGYIGNFTDDRDVLLIKENGGEIAHTKVYNQSDNTQYRKATITLNENGEGNCEITTKYAGLQYDNIKKLFNKGIEDKKKILYKHIDIENININNVNIKKQADIIPEAELNLSLKLNKYTSITGKRMFVPLNLMNKRTYIPKKLTNRKTEILLKFAYHDTDTIIYYLPENFEVEYLPKNTGISSQFGEYSTSIKQNGNIVTYVRDLKMNKGRYPASEYEKIRNFYKNIAKADNVKLILKRKE